In one Acomys russatus chromosome 15, mAcoRus1.1, whole genome shotgun sequence genomic region, the following are encoded:
- the LOC127199159 gene encoding 40S ribosomal protein S11-like, translating to MADIQTERAYQKQPTIFQNKKRVLLGETGKEKLPRYYKNIGLGFKTPKEAIEGTYIDKKCPFTGNVSIRGWILSGVVTKMKMQRTIVIRRDYLHYIRKYNRFEKRHKNMSVHLSPCFRDVQICDIVTVGECRPLSKTVRFNVLKVTKAAGTKKQFQKF from the coding sequence ATGGCAGACATTCAGACGGAGCgtgcttaccaaaagcaacctacaatCTTTCAAAACAAGAAACGTGTTTTGCTGGGAGAAACCGGCAAGGAAAAACTCCCTCGGTACTATAAAAACATCGGTCTAGGCTTCAAGACGCCCAAGGAGGCCATCGAAGGCACCTATATAGACAAGAAATGCCCCTTCACGGGTAACGTCTCCATCCGAGGTTGGATCCTGTCTGGTGTGGTGACAAAGATGAAGATGCAGAGGACCATTGTCATCCGCAGGGACTACCTCCATTACATCCGGAAGTACAATCGCTTTGAGAAGCGCCACAAGAACATGTCTGTGCACCTGTCGCCTTGCTTCAGGGATGTGCAGATCTGCGACATCGTCACCGTGGGAGAGTGCAGGCCCCTGAGCAAGACCGTTCGGTTCAATGTGCTCAAGGTTACCAAGGCTGCCGGCACCAAGAAGCAGTTTCAGAAGTTCTGA